The Plectropomus leopardus isolate mb chromosome 7, YSFRI_Pleo_2.0, whole genome shotgun sequence genome window below encodes:
- the LOC121945195 gene encoding apolipoprotein A-IV-like — protein MKVFIVLAVAVLSGCHANIFYADAPKPQLEVLTDAFWDYIAKATQTADDTLQMIRKSQFGQEVNARLADSTDIASKYAVTLQKQLPPAAKDLMTKISAEADKLRKVLTKELSTVKDRLDPYTEDMKAQIQQRVEQLKQELAPYAESMDSEALRTTLMQKSEELKASLEQSVKDLQYQLGPYTDDLKLRVDQHLQNFQDSVTPMTEKVQVELSQRANLLKQMVAPYAEDLREKLDPYAQDLQAQLMSLYQSFVKGN, from the exons ATGAAGGTGTTCATTGTACTCGCCGTTGCAGTGCTGTCTG GCTgtcatgccaacattttctatGCTGATGCACCCAAACCACAGCTTGAAGTGCTGACTGATGCTTTTTGGGACTACATTGCCAAAGCCACCCAGACAGCTGATGACACCCTCCAGATGATCAGGAAATCACAGTTTGGACAGGAAGTCAA TGCCCGCTTGGCAGATAGCACTGACATAGCCAGCAAGTATGCAGTCACTCTGCAAAAGCAGCTTCCCCCTGCAGCCAAGGACCTGATGACCAAGATCAGTGCAGAGGCTGACAAGTTGAGAAAAGTACTGACAAAGGAGCTGAGCACCGTCAAGGACAGGCTGGATCCCTACACTGAGGACATGAAGGCCCAGATCCAGCAGAGAGTGGAGCAGCTCAAACAGGAGCTGGCCCCCTATGCCGAATCCATGGACTCAGAGGCCCTGAGGACCACCCTGATGCAGAAGAGTGAGGAGCTGAAGGCCAGCCTGGAGCAGAGCGTGAAGGACCTGCAGTATCAGCTGGGACCCTACACAGATGACCTGAAGCTGAGGGTGGACCAGCACCTGCAGAACTTCCAGGACAGCGTGACCCCCATGACCGAGAAGGTCCAGGTTGAGCTGAGTCAGAGAGCCAATCTGCTGAAGCAGATGGTGGCCCCCTACGCTGAAGACCTGAGGGAAAAGCTGGATCCCTACGCTCAGGACCTCCAGGCCCAGTTGATGTCCCTCTACCAGTCCTTTGTCAAAGGCAACTAA
- the LOC121945197 gene encoding meprin A subunit beta-like, which produces MKALVFLFVNLAVSSAFTQKPIRDIVDIGEDKDIIEANKDSMTDDILEKPDTLRSAIVNENRLWTSPVPYVLENDLELNAKGVILKAFDQFRLKSCIDFKPRDSEEYYISVQKKGGCYSYIGRVSSTGQVLSIGRYCDELSTVEHEFLHALGFHHEQSRYDRDNYVTIAFENIIAGMEFNFREVSKDYSTTQGVPYDYLSVMHYGKNAFSNGNGSTIITKDPRFQDIIGQRREMSPSDVLELNLLYKCNSSIAFKMHCSFSDGTMCQMNGCSKSGRGWEMVKAALGGPRTDHTTLPNGNGDHGHGAAYFMHASTAKGKEGDSARLETHTMTPNRDCHVQCLQFYYYNSGSPTDQLNIWIREFQDEWDAKGTRRLMAQITGYLTTHWKLQHVSLDATKPFRVEFEVRKGAGDSSGGFSIDDINLSEIECPHVTMQINDFENLLNTSKYGYTLYSSRQYSRGGYAYAVGAVLYKTYFGLFVQLLSGENDDKLKWPCPQRQVTFEMLDQNPKIQLQMSKQRSITSDLSRFSDGTFRWDNPRKTGTPYVDENGETIYAGPLLGRRFFAYAKEMKTHDFLKGGSAVFVFSFQDLTPVVNGSTLPCPKVSPVKSPNHPKDHDEGPCSTRIVPTTPPATTTSQPQTTDDDSVFGFSAGLACSPVLILLLALMLLIP; this is translated from the exons ATGAAAGCCctcgtttttctttttgtaaacttGGCAGTTTCATCAGCATTCACCCAAAAACCA attagAGACATAGTTG acattggTGAAGACAAGGACATAATAGAGGCAAACAAGG ATTCCATGACAGATGATATTCTGGAG AAACCGGACACGCTAAGGAGTGCGATTGTTAATGAAAACAGACTGTGGACATCCCCAGTACcatatgttttggaaaatgaccTTG AGCTGAATGCTAAAGGAGTCATCCTAAAAGCCTTCGACCAGTTCAGGTTGAAGTCATGCATTGACTTCAAACCAAGGGACTCTGAGGAATATTACATATCTGTCCAAAAGAAAGGCGG ATGTTATTCATATATTGGCCGAGTATCTTCCACTGGACAGGTCCTCTCCATCGGGAGATACTGTGATGAACTTTCAACCGTTGAACATGAGTTCCTCCATGCTTTGGGCTTCCACCACGAGCAGTCCCGATATGACCGAGATAATTATGTGACCATTGCATTTGAGAACATCATAGCAG GTATGGAATTTAATTTTAGGGAAGTTAGCAAAGATTACAGCACCACCCAAGGAGTCCCATACGACTACTTGTCAGTGATgcactatggcaaaaatgcattCAGCAATGGCAATGGGTCGACAATCATCACAAAAGACCCACGGTTCCAGGACATTATTGGTCAAAGACGGGAAATGAGTCCCAGTGATGTTCTCGAGCTGAACCTCCTTTACAAATGCA ACTCATCTATTGCATTTAAGATGCACTGCAGCTTCTCTGACGGGACCATGTGTCAAATGAATGGCTGCTCAAAGAGTGGCCGTGGCTGGGAAATGGTAAAAGCCGCTCTTGGGGGTCCTAGGACTGACCATACCACTCTACCTAATGGCAATGGTGATCATG GTCACGGTGCAGCTTACTTCATGCATGCTAGCACAGCAAAGGGTAAGGAGGGAGACTCAGCCCGGCTGGAGACCCACACAATGACTCCCAACCGGGATTGTCATGTCCAGTGTCTCCAGTTCTACTATTACAATAGTGGAAGCCCGACGGACCAGCTCAACATCTGGATCAGAGAGTTTCAAGATGAATGGGACGCCAAAGGAACCCGCCGCCTCATGGCACAGATTACTG GTTATCTAACAACTCACTGGAAGCTCCAGCATGTTTCCCTGGATGCCACCAAGCCCTTTCGGGTTGAGTTTGAAGTCCGTAAAGGAGCGGGAGACTCTTCGGGCGGCTTCTCAATTGATGACATCAATCTGTCCGAGATCGAATGTCCACACGTAACCATGCAGATTAATGACTTTGAGAACCTTTTGAACACTAGCAAGTATGGATACACTCTATACAGCTCTCGGCAATACTCCAGAGGCGGCTATGCTTATGCAGTCGGGGCCGTGCTGTACAAGACatattttggattatttgtgCAACTCTTGTCTGGTGAAAATGATGACAAGCTGAAGTGGCCTTGTCCGCAAAGGCAGGTGACCTTTGAAATGCTGGATCAGAACCCCAAAATCCAGCTGCAGATGTCCAAACAGAGGAGTATAACAAGTGACCTAAGTCGATTCTCTGATG gTACCTTCAGGTGGGACAATCCTCGTAAGACTGGCACTCCATATGTAGATGAAAATGGCGAGACCATCTATGCCGGACCTCTGCTTGGCAGAAGATTTTTTGCCTATGCTAAAGAAATGAAAACCCACGACTTCCTCAAGGGGGGAAGTGCCGTTTTTGTCTTCAGCTTTCAAG ATCTTACTCCTGTTGTTAATGGAAGTACTCTACCATGCCCTAAAGTCAGCCCAGTGAAGAGCCCTAATCATCCTAAAGATCATGATGAAGGCCCATGCTCAACACG GATTGTACCCACTACTCCTCCAGCAACCACCACCAGTCAACCTCAAACAACAGATGATGACAG tgtttttggttTCTCTGCTGGTTTGGCCTGTTCTCCAGTCCTCATCCTCCTACTCGCACTGATGCTTTTGATTCCTTGA